The Edaphobacter sp. 12200R-103 genome contains a region encoding:
- the coaD gene encoding pantetheine-phosphate adenylyltransferase encodes MHTVKAIYPGTFDPLTNGHLDLIARGAKIVDHLVVAILRNAEKAPPLFTVSERVEMITEATAGLGNVSVATFDGLLVDFCREQGATAVLRGIRAVSDYEYEFQMAMMNRKLAPEIETLFMMPAEKYTYVSSRLIKGVFELGGDVSSLVPPLVEERLKAKVARQK; translated from the coding sequence ATGCATACGGTCAAGGCAATCTATCCTGGCACATTCGATCCGCTGACGAACGGGCACCTGGACCTGATCGCCAGAGGGGCAAAGATCGTGGATCACCTGGTGGTCGCCATCCTGCGCAATGCGGAGAAGGCGCCCCCGCTGTTCACGGTCTCAGAACGTGTCGAGATGATTACCGAGGCGACGGCAGGTTTGGGCAACGTCTCTGTTGCCACCTTTGATGGTCTTCTCGTGGACTTCTGCAGGGAACAGGGAGCAACGGCGGTTCTTCGGGGCATTCGCGCCGTCTCGGACTATGAGTACGAGTTCCAGATGGCGATGATGAACCGAAAGCTCGCGCCTGAGATCGAAACGCTGTTTATGATGCCCGCAGAAAAGTACACCTATGTCAGCTCACGGCTGATCAAGGGTGTCTTCGAGCTGGGCGGCGATGTGTCGTCTCTGGTACCGCCACTGGTGGAGGAGCGGTTGAAGGCGAAGGTGGCCCGGCAGAAGTAA
- a CDS encoding RNA polymerase sigma factor, protein MLTRTATADLFAQASEAAAALPTPFDDLAAVIETHRPRIYRFLLASLRDADLAETLTQETFLRAWSSRSSFRGDCAVTTWLTRIALNLIRDHTRTHRFRFWRKISAQSIDADEIAAFLPHRDSAVDCRLIATEQVGILWQAVSTLSDRQRTIFLLRFVEEMELSEIVAATGIPLSTVKSHLYRALTHIRERHSKLSRKTV, encoded by the coding sequence ATGCTGACCAGGACCGCAACCGCCGATCTCTTTGCCCAGGCCTCAGAGGCAGCCGCCGCGCTGCCGACGCCGTTCGATGACCTCGCGGCCGTTATCGAAACTCATCGTCCGCGCATCTATCGTTTCCTGCTCGCTTCCCTGCGCGATGCCGATCTCGCCGAGACCCTCACCCAGGAGACGTTTCTCCGCGCCTGGAGCTCCCGTTCCAGCTTTCGCGGCGACTGCGCCGTTACCACCTGGCTTACCCGCATCGCGCTCAATCTCATCCGCGACCACACACGGACCCATCGCTTCCGCTTCTGGCGCAAGATCTCCGCTCAATCCATCGACGCCGATGAGATCGCGGCCTTTCTTCCGCATCGCGATTCCGCCGTGGACTGCCGCCTGATTGCCACCGAACAGGTCGGCATCCTCTGGCAAGCCGTCAGTACCCTCTCCGACCGCCAACGCACCATCTTTCTCCTACGGTTCGTCGAGGAGATGGAGCTCTCGGAGATCGTCGCAGCGACGGGAATCCCTCTTAGCACCGTCAAGAGCCATCTCTACCGTGCACTGACCCACATTCGCGAACGCCATTCGAAACTCTCCAGGAAAACCGTATGA
- a CDS encoding Spy/CpxP family protein refolding chaperone: MRPMGPETRIAPPGMWWKNPDIVQKISLSADQQKRMDDIFQQSRLQLIDLKANVEKQEVTLEPMLSANPPDTNKVLSQIDRVASARAELEKANARMLLGIRGVLSADQWTKLQEEQRENRRFLYHFKGGPDGPGPHGHGPDSLMIQPGMVNRLQIAPGGPLSQLAPFALPDPGPEAGFVIGGISPDDSPEVDIDVPPPAVLDLDR; the protein is encoded by the coding sequence ATGCGCCCGATGGGTCCGGAGACGCGCATCGCGCCCCCCGGAATGTGGTGGAAGAATCCTGACATCGTCCAGAAGATCTCGCTCTCCGCCGATCAGCAGAAGCGCATGGACGACATCTTTCAGCAGAGCCGCCTGCAGCTGATCGACCTGAAGGCCAACGTCGAGAAGCAGGAGGTCACGCTCGAGCCCATGCTCTCCGCCAATCCTCCCGACACAAACAAGGTGCTCTCCCAGATCGACCGCGTGGCCAGCGCCCGCGCGGAGCTGGAAAAGGCCAACGCCCGCATGCTGCTGGGCATCCGCGGCGTCCTGTCCGCCGATCAGTGGACCAAATTGCAGGAAGAGCAGCGGGAGAACCGGCGCTTCCTCTATCACTTCAAGGGAGGTCCGGACGGTCCCGGCCCGCATGGACACGGCCCCGACAGCCTGATGATCCAACCCGGAATGGTCAATCGCCTGCAGATCGCTCCCGGAGGTCCCCTCAGCCAGCTCGCGCCCTTCGCACTGCCCGATCCCGGCCCGGAGGCAGGATTCGTGATCGGCGGCATATCCCCTGACGATTCGCCTGAGGTTGACATCGACGTTCCACCGCCGGCGGTACTTGATCTCGATCGCTAG